In Paraburkholderia flagellata, the sequence GATGCTATCGAGAAAGTCTGCACCCCGTTCGACGCCGAGTACTGGTATGCGCGGGACAACGATGGCGAGTTCCCCGAAGCGTTTTACCGCACGCTCGCCGATGCCGGCTGGCTGGGCATAGCCATGCCCGAGGAGTTCGGCGGCGCGGGGCTCGGCATTACCGAAGCGGCGCTGATGATGCACACCATTGCGAGCACCGGCGCGGGATTGTCAGGCGCGTCGGCGGTGCATATGAACATCTTCGGTCTGCATCCGGTGGTGGTGTTCGGCACGCAGGAGCAGAAGCAGCGCATGCTGCCGCCGCTGATTGCCGGCAAGGACAAGGCCTGCTTTGGCGTGACCGAGCCCAATGCCGGGCTCAACACGCTCAAGCTCAAGACGCGCGCCGTGCGAGAAGGCGACCACTACGTGGTGCATGGCCAGAAGGTGTTCATCTCCACCGCGCGCGAGGCCACGAAGATGCTGCTACTCGCGCGCACCAAGCCGGTGGAGGAGTGCAAGGGCACTGAGGGCCTCTCTCTGTTCTACACCGACTTCGACCGCAGCAAGATCGAAGTGCACGAGATCCCGAAGATGGGCCGCAAGTGTGTGGACACGAACCAGTTGTTCATCGACGGGCTGCGCATTCCCGTGGAGGACCGCATCGGCGAGGAGGGCAAGGGCTTCGAATACATCCTGCACGGCATGAACCCCGAGCGCATTTTGATCGCCAGCGAGGCGATTGGTCTCGGCCGTGCGGCGCTTTCGCGCGCTGCCAGGTATGCCGGCGAGCGCGAGGTGTTCAACCGGCCCATCGGCAAGAACCAGGGCATTCAGCATCCGCTCGCCGAGCGCTGGATCGAGCTGGAAGCGGCCTTCTTGCTCGCGATGAAGGCCGCATGGCTGTACGACCAGCACAAGCCCTGCGGCGCCGAGGCCAATGCCGCGAAGTTCTTCGGCGCGGAAGCCGGTTTTCGCGCCTGCGAGACGGCGATCTTCACGCATGGCGGCATGGGCTACGCGAAGGAGTTTCATGTGGAGCGCTACATGCGCGAGAGCTGGATTCCCCGCCTCGCGCCCGTCAGCCCGCAACTGATCCTGTGCTTCATCGCCGAAAAGGTGCTGGGGCTGCCGAAATCCTATTGAGCGAGCGCTTATGGACTATCGAAACCTTGAGATAGAGGTCGCGCGCGGCGTCGCCACGATCTGGCTCAACCGGCCCGACATGCGCAATGCGATGAACGAGGCGCTGATCAGCGAGCTGACCGGCGCGGTGCGCGCGTTGGGCGCCGACACCGGCGTACGGGTAGTCGTGCTGGCGGGCCGCGGCAAGGCATTCTGCGCAGGCGCTGACCTGGGCTGGATGAAACAGATGGCCGAATACAGCCACGCGGAAAACCGGGCCAGCGCAGTGGAGCTGGCGCAGATGCTCCACGCGCTGCATACCTGCTCCAAGCCGACCATCGCACGCGTGCACGGGCATGCCTTTGCTGGCGGCATGGGCCTGGCATCGGCCTGCGATATTCGCATTGCCGATCCAGCGGCCGAATTCTGCCTGAGCGAGGTGCGCATCGGCCTCGTGCCCGCGATGATTTCGCCCTACGTGGTGCAGGCCATGGGAGCTGCGGCTGCGCGGCGCTATATGCTGACCGCCGAGCGGCTTTCGGCCACCGAGGCGCACCGTATCGGCTTCATGCATGCCCTATGCGAGCCGGGCGCGATCGACGAAGCAGTTGACCGGTTTGCGCAACAGCTGCTCGGCGCCGGTCCGGCCGCGCTGGCGCGCACCAAGCAGTTGCTCGATGACGTGGTGGATCGTCCGGTCGACGAGGCATTGCTGGAGATGACCGCCGACGTGATCGCCGACGTGCGCGCCTCGGCCGAAGGCCGCGAGGGTCTCAGTTCCTTCTTCGAGAAGCGCAAGCCCGCGTGGGAGCAGGCATGACCCAGGTTCGCATCGTCGAGGTCGGCCCGCGTGACGGCCTGCAAAACGAAACGCAGACGGTTGCAACCGCAACGAAGATCGAACTCATCGGACGTTTGATCGAGGCGGGTCTGCGCACGGTCGAGGCGACATCGTTCGTTTCGCCCCGGTGGGTGCCGCAAATGGCTGACCACGCCGAACTGATGGCGGCGCTGCCACGGCACCCGGACGTGACGTACCCTGTGCTGACACCCAACCTGAAGGGGTTCGAGGCGGCATTGGCGCATGGCGTGCGCGAGGTGGCCGTTTTTGCCGCTGCGTCGGAGAGTTTTTCCCAACGCAACATCAATTGCTCGATCAGCGAATCGATCGAGCGTTTCCAGCCGGTGTTCGAGGCCGCGCAACGCGAAGGCGTGCGCGTGCGCGGCTATGTCTCGTGCGTGGTGGGTTGCCCCTATGAGGGGCCGATCGTTCCGCAACGGGTGGCCGAGGTCGCTGCGCAAATGGTGGCACTGGGCAGTTATGAAGTGTCGCTGGGCGACACCATCGGCACCGGCACGCCCGCTTCGGTGCTGCGCATGCTGGAGGCGGTCGCCAGGCGCGTGCCGGTGGAGCGACTGGCCGGTCACTACCACGACACCTACGGCATGGCCGCGGCCA encodes:
- a CDS encoding hydroxymethylglutaryl-CoA lyase, whose amino-acid sequence is MTQVRIVEVGPRDGLQNETQTVATATKIELIGRLIEAGLRTVEATSFVSPRWVPQMADHAELMAALPRHPDVTYPVLTPNLKGFEAALAHGVREVAVFAAASESFSQRNINCSISESIERFQPVFEAAQREGVRVRGYVSCVVGCPYEGPIVPQRVAEVAAQMVALGSYEVSLGDTIGTGTPASVLRMLEAVARRVPVERLAGHYHDTYGMAAANVHASYQFGLRVFDSSVSGLGGCPYAKGASGNIATEDVAYLLHGLGATTGIDLDRLVDTSVWISQQLGREPGSKVTQAMLAKRQST
- a CDS encoding enoyl-CoA hydratase/isomerase family protein, which gives rise to MDYRNLEIEVARGVATIWLNRPDMRNAMNEALISELTGAVRALGADTGVRVVVLAGRGKAFCAGADLGWMKQMAEYSHAENRASAVELAQMLHALHTCSKPTIARVHGHAFAGGMGLASACDIRIADPAAEFCLSEVRIGLVPAMISPYVVQAMGAAAARRYMLTAERLSATEAHRIGFMHALCEPGAIDEAVDRFAQQLLGAGPAALARTKQLLDDVVDRPVDEALLEMTADVIADVRASAEGREGLSSFFEKRKPAWEQA
- a CDS encoding acyl-CoA dehydrogenase family protein, giving the protein MDFALTEAQQQIVDAIEKVCTPFDAEYWYARDNDGEFPEAFYRTLADAGWLGIAMPEEFGGAGLGITEAALMMHTIASTGAGLSGASAVHMNIFGLHPVVVFGTQEQKQRMLPPLIAGKDKACFGVTEPNAGLNTLKLKTRAVREGDHYVVHGQKVFISTAREATKMLLLARTKPVEECKGTEGLSLFYTDFDRSKIEVHEIPKMGRKCVDTNQLFIDGLRIPVEDRIGEEGKGFEYILHGMNPERILIASEAIGLGRAALSRAARYAGEREVFNRPIGKNQGIQHPLAERWIELEAAFLLAMKAAWLYDQHKPCGAEANAAKFFGAEAGFRACETAIFTHGGMGYAKEFHVERYMRESWIPRLAPVSPQLILCFIAEKVLGLPKSY